A single Danio rerio strain Tuebingen ecotype United States chromosome 17, GRCz12tu, whole genome shotgun sequence DNA region contains:
- the znf395a gene encoding zinc finger protein 395a isoform X1 — protein MEQKMVPKTRLGKRSPLGTLVCGSSAEGLTETGAHGCQDGGLHRSKLYPGQKVYVHCGGQECGGVVEQHNHVDNEVSIFLPQLNQHVHRKLEDVWTSPTSSSTSSVSSSIDVPRRSVEAVDMDEIMAAMVLTSLSCSPVVQHSTQGSVTPALCGMENGGSELSDGGYWSCDHGNGSPAPSPPIEETDKSNPHADEGLDMEMDQMLFNEPTPRKRKNSVKVAYWCLWPNCGKVLTTVVGIKRHIRNSHLGQSDEHSQREEDFYYTEVYQDFEQTAPPGGHRASCTSPSPIPSQHTPPSPSTPDTLQPSPLSQSAPGSFWQVHSEHSYQAPAPVQVVTQSKPVPVPVSCHWTPSLTVHQSKQGSPFRRRSVSVGEQWLQNNSASFRPHPASVSPPRNHCTSRRIRGEAKKCRKVYGIEHRDQWCTACRWKKACQRFLD, from the exons ATGGAACAGAAAATGGTACCGAAGACCAGACTTGGGAAGCGGTCACCGCTGGGCACCCTGGTGTGTGGTTCCTCAGCGGAGGGCCTGACAGAAACAGGAGCACATGGATGCCAAGATGGTGGGCTTCACAGAAGCAAACTTTACCCTGGACAGAAG GTGTATGTGCACTGCGGAGGCCAGGAATGTGGAGGTGTGGTGGAACAGCATAACCACGTGGACAACGAGGTGTCGATCTTCCTTCCCCAGCTCAACCAGCACGTTCACCGCAAGCTGGAAGACGTGTGGACAAGCCCAACGTCCAGTTCTACCTCTTCAGTCTCTTCGTCCATCGACGTGCCAAGAAG GAGTGTGGAGGCAGTGGACATGGATGAGATTATGGCTGCAATGGTGCTCACAAGTCTTTCTTGCAGTCCAGTCGTCCAGCACTCAACCCAGGGCAGCGTAACTCCTG CTTTATGTGGGATGGAAAATGGTGGTAGCGAACTGTCTGATGGAGGCTATTGGAGTTGCGACCATGGAAACGGAAGCCCTGCCCCTTCTCCGCCCATTGAGGAGACTGACAAGAGCAACCCTCATGCTGATGAAGGCCTGGACATGGAAATGGACCAAATGTTGTTCAATGAGCCAACACCAAGAAAACGCAAG AACTCTGTCAAAGTAGCATATTGGTGTTTATGGCCAAATTGTGGAAAAGTCCTGACCACAGTAGTGGGCATCAAACGTCACATCCGAAATTCTCATCTTGG ACAAAGTGACGAGCACTCCCAAAGGGAAGAAGACTTCTACTACACTGAAGTCTATCAGGATTTCGAGCAGACGGCTCCCCCTGGCGGCCACCGGGCGTCCTGCACTTCTCCATCCCCCATCCCGAGCCAACACACACCCCCTTCTCCCTCCACCCCGGACACACTCCAGCCCAGCCCGCTCAGCCAGTCTGCCCCGGGCAGCTTCTGGCAGGTCCATTCAGAGCACTCTTACCAG GCTCCTGCACCCGTTCAGGTGGTGACCCAGTCTAAACCAGTGCCTGTTCCTGTGTCCTGTCACTGGACTCCATCTCTCACTGTCCACCAGAGCAAGCAG GGATCACCGTTCCGCCGTCGGTCAGTCAGTGTTGGTGAACAGTGGCTCCAGAATAACAGCGCCTCCTTCAGGCCGCATCCTGCCAGTGTTTCCCCTCCAAGAAACCATTGCACTTCCAG GAGGATTCGAGGTGAGGCCAAGAAATGCAGGAAGGTGTACGGCATTGAGCACCGAGACCAGTGGTGCACCGCCTGCCGCTGGAAAAAGGCCTGTCAGAGATTCCTCGACTAA
- the znf395a gene encoding zinc finger protein 395a has protein sequence MVPKTRLGKRSPLGTLVCGSSAEGLTETGAHGCQDGGLHRSKLYPGQKVYVHCGGQECGGVVEQHNHVDNEVSIFLPQLNQHVHRKLEDVWTSPTSSSTSSVSSSIDVPRRSVEAVDMDEIMAAMVLTSLSCSPVVQHSTQGSVTPALCGMENGGSELSDGGYWSCDHGNGSPAPSPPIEETDKSNPHADEGLDMEMDQMLFNEPTPRKRKNSVKVAYWCLWPNCGKVLTTVVGIKRHIRNSHLGQSDEHSQREEDFYYTEVYQDFEQTAPPGGHRASCTSPSPIPSQHTPPSPSTPDTLQPSPLSQSAPGSFWQVHSEHSYQAPAPVQVVTQSKPVPVPVSCHWTPSLTVHQSKQGSPFRRRSVSVGEQWLQNNSASFRPHPASVSPPRNHCTSRRIRGEAKKCRKVYGIEHRDQWCTACRWKKACQRFLD, from the exons ATGGTACCGAAGACCAGACTTGGGAAGCGGTCACCGCTGGGCACCCTGGTGTGTGGTTCCTCAGCGGAGGGCCTGACAGAAACAGGAGCACATGGATGCCAAGATGGTGGGCTTCACAGAAGCAAACTTTACCCTGGACAGAAG GTGTATGTGCACTGCGGAGGCCAGGAATGTGGAGGTGTGGTGGAACAGCATAACCACGTGGACAACGAGGTGTCGATCTTCCTTCCCCAGCTCAACCAGCACGTTCACCGCAAGCTGGAAGACGTGTGGACAAGCCCAACGTCCAGTTCTACCTCTTCAGTCTCTTCGTCCATCGACGTGCCAAGAAG GAGTGTGGAGGCAGTGGACATGGATGAGATTATGGCTGCAATGGTGCTCACAAGTCTTTCTTGCAGTCCAGTCGTCCAGCACTCAACCCAGGGCAGCGTAACTCCTG CTTTATGTGGGATGGAAAATGGTGGTAGCGAACTGTCTGATGGAGGCTATTGGAGTTGCGACCATGGAAACGGAAGCCCTGCCCCTTCTCCGCCCATTGAGGAGACTGACAAGAGCAACCCTCATGCTGATGAAGGCCTGGACATGGAAATGGACCAAATGTTGTTCAATGAGCCAACACCAAGAAAACGCAAG AACTCTGTCAAAGTAGCATATTGGTGTTTATGGCCAAATTGTGGAAAAGTCCTGACCACAGTAGTGGGCATCAAACGTCACATCCGAAATTCTCATCTTGG ACAAAGTGACGAGCACTCCCAAAGGGAAGAAGACTTCTACTACACTGAAGTCTATCAGGATTTCGAGCAGACGGCTCCCCCTGGCGGCCACCGGGCGTCCTGCACTTCTCCATCCCCCATCCCGAGCCAACACACACCCCCTTCTCCCTCCACCCCGGACACACTCCAGCCCAGCCCGCTCAGCCAGTCTGCCCCGGGCAGCTTCTGGCAGGTCCATTCAGAGCACTCTTACCAG GCTCCTGCACCCGTTCAGGTGGTGACCCAGTCTAAACCAGTGCCTGTTCCTGTGTCCTGTCACTGGACTCCATCTCTCACTGTCCACCAGAGCAAGCAG GGATCACCGTTCCGCCGTCGGTCAGTCAGTGTTGGTGAACAGTGGCTCCAGAATAACAGCGCCTCCTTCAGGCCGCATCCTGCCAGTGTTTCCCCTCCAAGAAACCATTGCACTTCCAG GAGGATTCGAGGTGAGGCCAAGAAATGCAGGAAGGTGTACGGCATTGAGCACCGAGACCAGTGGTGCACCGCCTGCCGCTGGAAAAAGGCCTGTCAGAGATTCCTCGACTAA
- the pnoca gene encoding prepronociceptin yields MKAPLWTLLLLGLCNPAWCDCQKDCLFCSQKLPNEYAFNNLVCLVECHGKLSPGDTWEMCRRTIVEQKPKALLSVEGSILKRAEEEPDTSLPVDQDDEQLSETLQRFDHITRALGADDQDRQLSKKYKFLQVQSAQESEEERDGDSEIEGDEQESAIHLIKRFGGFLKNKYGYRKFIDPGRSLQKRYGGFIGVRKSARKWNNQKRFSEFLKQYLGMSSRASEYNSMSADLTQQNE; encoded by the exons ATGAAGGCTCCACTGTGGACGCTACTGTTGCTTGGACTCTGTAACCCAGCGTGGTGTGACTGCCAGAAGGATTGCCTCTTCTGCAGCCAGAAACTGCCTAATGAATATGCCTTCAACAATCTG GTGTGTCTGGTTGAGTGTCATGGTAAACTTTCCCCAGGTGACACCTGGGAAATGTGTCGCAGGACCATCGTGGAGCAGAAACCAAAAGCCTTGTTATCGGTCGAAGGCTCCATCTTGAAAAGAGCAGAAGAGGAGCCGGACACCTCTCTGCCAGTGGATCAGGATGATGAGCAGCTTTCTGAAACCCTCCAGAGGTTTGACCACATAACACGGGCCTTGGGTGCTGATGACCAAGACAGGCAGCTCAGCAAAAAATACAAGTTCCTGCAAGTACAATCAGCACAGGAATCGGAAGAAGAGCGTGATGGAGACAGCGAGATCGAAGGAGACGAGCAAGAATCTGCTATTCACCTAATCAAACGCTTTGGAGGCTTCCTCAAAAACAAGTACGGCTACAGGAAGTTCATCGATCCTGGCAGGTCTTTGCAAAAGAGATATGGAGGTTTCATAGGGGTCCGCAAATCTGCTCGCAAGTGGAACAACCAGAAGCGCTTTAGCGAGTTCCTCAAGCAGTATTTGGGCATGAGTAGTCGAGCTAGCGAGTACAATAGCATGTCTGCTGATCTCACTCAACAGAACGAGTAA